The Solea senegalensis isolate Sse05_10M linkage group LG4, IFAPA_SoseM_1, whole genome shotgun sequence genome includes a region encoding these proteins:
- the cacna1da gene encoding calcium channel, voltage-dependent, L type, alpha 1D subunit, a isoform X3 — protein MSANGPAPAPAPTAPEAPPTSPPAPAPAAPPAPPAAPAPASTTIPVGALAQKKRQQYAKSKKQGSNANSRPPRALFCLNLNNPIRRACISLVEWKPFDIFILIAIFANCMALAVYVPFPEDDSNSTNHDLETVEYAFLIIFTIETFLKIIAYGLVMHQNAYVRNGWNMLDFVIVVIGLFSVALELLTKEEKAEAEGEVPHPSMHGHGGKPGGFDVKALRAFRVLRPLRLVSGVPSLQVVLNSIIKAMVPLLHIALLVLFVIIIYAIIGLELFIGKMHATCYVAGSDAITEEESAPCAISGHGRLCALNGTECREGWQGPNNGITNFDNFLFAMLTVFQCITMEGWTDVLYWMNDAMGFELPWVYFVSLVIFGSFFVLNLVLGVLSGEFSKEREKAKARGDFQKLREKQQLEEDLKGYLDWITQAEDIDPDNEDEADEESKRNRVTLADLTEKKKGRFGWFSQSSDTHASVPASETESVNTENQNGEDEKTPCCGALCQKISKSKFSRRWRRWNRFCRRKCRLAVKSVPFYWLVIILVFLNTLTISSEHYNQPMWLTQVQDVANKVLLALFTCEMLVKMYSLGLQAYFVSLFNRFDCFVVCGGITETILVEFEIMSPLGISVFRCVRLLRIFKVTRHWQSLSNLVASLLNSMKSIASLLLLLFLFIIIFSLLGMQVFGGKFNFDETQTKRSTFDNFPQALLTVFQILTGEDWNAVMYDGIMAYGGPSSSGMIVCFYFIILFICGNYILLNVFLAIAVDNLADAESLNTDDSDKKGDKLDDDKDDKEEEEEDNEDMAVEDEDPEVPAGPRPAISELVKKEKITPIPEGSSFFIFSNTNPVRVFCHKLINHHIFTNLILVFIMLSSVSLAAEDPIRNFSARNIILGYFDYAFTAIFTVEIVLKVLGYADYVFTSMFTFEIILKMTTYGAFLHKGAFCRNYFNLLDLLVVGVSLVSFGIQSSAISVVKILRVLRVLRPLRAINRAKGLKHVVQCVFVAIRTIGNIMIVTTLLQFMFACIGVQLFKGKFYRCTDEAKSTPEECKGTYIVYKDGDVNQPSIHKRHWHNSDFNFDNVLMAMMALFTVSTFEGWPALLYKAIDSNRENLGPIYNYRVEISIFFIIYIIIIAFFMMNIFVGFVIVTFQEQGEKEYKNCELDKNQRQCVEYALKARPLRRYIPKNPYQYKFWYVVNSTGFEYIMFVLIMLNTLCLAVQHYGQSATFNYVMDILNMVFTAVFTVEMVLKLIAFKPRHYFADAWNTFDALIVVGSVVDIAITEVNKLVEPTETPQVDEMGNTEDSARISITFFRLFRVMRLVKLLSRGEGIRTLLWTFIKSFQALPYVALLIAMLFFIYAVIGMQMFGKIAMVDGTHINRNNNFQTFPQAVLLLFRCATGEAWQEIMLACMPGKLCDPESDYQPGEEMTCGSGFAIVYFITFYMLCAFLIINLFVAVIMDNFDYLTRDWSILGPHHLDEFKRIWSEYDPEAKGRIKHLDVVTLLRRIQPPLGFGKLCPHRVACKRLVAMNMPLNSDGTVMFNATLFALVRTALKIKTEGNLEQANEELRAVIKKIWKRTSMKLLDQVVPPAGDDEVTVGKFYATFLIQDYFRKFKKRKEEGLVGAHPSQNNTAIALQAGLRTLHDIGPEIRRAISCDLQDDELVDFIPEEDEEIYRRNGGLFGNHLMNGGHRRSNGHQTNATQRPLQVQPPPHYAHMEQPVGRLSRANAMSHPNHHHHHHHHHHHNRHHNSYGKSPKSTNINLNNANVSTLPNGGHHRYYDHAPPNGYPGLRNNYNYDYDKPRTPQGQRRRYYETYVRSQGADGHHPTIRREEEFDEDRLSGEYYSGEEFYEDDSMLSGDRYQNSDAEYETPKGYHHPESYYDDDEQPLYRDSRRSPKRRLLPATPQACSGNRRPSFNFECLRRQSSQDELPHQRTALPLHLMQHQVMAVAGLDSSRAHRLSPTRSTRSWATPPATPASKDQSPYYTPLIRVDHPHRESAASSQVSVRKSSWYTDDPEFSQRMYSPVHLQVPPEYHNQYHQKRGSATSLVEAVLISEGLGRFAKDPKFVAATKHEIADACEMTIDEMESAASHLLNGGMTRGVNGVTVFPILTPRDYELQDTAASYSDEEPETEHRASYEEDLADEMICITTL, from the exons ACTCTTCAGTGTTGCTTTGGAGCTTTTGACCAAAGAAGAGAAGGCAGAAGCTGAGGGAGAAGTTCCCCATCCGTCGATGCACGGACATGGAGGCAAACCAGGTGGATTTGACGTCAAAGCCCTCCGAGCCTTCCGTGTGCTGCGACCCCTGCGGCTGGTCTCAGGAGTACCCA GTTTACAAGTGGTGTTGAACTCCATTATTAAAGCCATGGTCCCTCTCCTTCATATTGCCCTCCTGGTCTtgtttgtcatcatcatctatgCTATCATCGGCCTGGAGCTTTTCATCGGCAAAATGCATGCTACGTGCTATGTGGCCGGATCAG ATGCGATAACGGAGGAAGAATCGGCTCCATGTGCGATCTCAGGTCACGGGCGCCTGTGCGCCCTCAACGGCACAGAGTGCAGGGAAGGCTGGCAAGGTCCCAACAATGGCATCACCAACTTTgacaacttcctgtttgccaTGCTGACGGTGTTTCAGTGCATCACCATGGAGGGCTGGACGGACGTGCTGTACTGG ATGAATGATGCTATGGGCTTTGAGCTTCCATGGGTGTACTTTGTCAGTCTTGTGATCTTCGGCTCCTTTTTCGTTCTTAACCTGGTTTTGGGTGTGTTGAGCGG AGAGTTTTccaaggagagagaaaaggccAAAGCGCGCGGAGACTTCCAGAAGCTGCGCgagaagcagcagctggaggaggatcTGAAGGGTTACCTGGACTGGATCACTCAGGCCGAGGACATCGACCCGGACAACGAGGACGAGGCCGACGAGGAGAGCAAACGCAACC GGGTGACTCTGGCTGACCTTactgagaagaagaaaggaaggtTTGGGTGGTTCAGCCAGTCGTCCGACACTCATG CGAGTGTCCCAGCCAGTGAAACTGAGTCTGTCAACACAGAGAATCAGAACGGGGAGGATGAAAAAACGCCCTGCTGTGGAGCTTTGTG tcAAAAAATTTCCAAGTCCAAGTTCAG TCGGCGCTGGCGCCGCTGGAACAGGTTCTGCCGCAGGAAGTGCCGGTTAGCCGTCAAATCGGTGCCTTTCTATTGGCTGGTCATCATCTTGGTGTTTCTCAACACCCTCACCATCTCATCAGAGCATTACAATCAGCCAATGTGGCTGACACAAGTGCAGG ATGTAGCCAACAAAGTGTTGTTAGCCCTGTTCACGTGTGAGATGTTGGTGAAGATGTACAGTCTGGGCCTTCAGGCCTACTTCGTGTCACTGTTCAACCGATTCGACTGCTTCGTGGTGTGCGGAGGAATCACCGAAACCATTCTGGTGGAATTTGAAATCATGTCTCCCCTCGGTATCTCCGTGTTCCGCTGTGTGCGTCTGCTGAGGATCTTCAAGGTCACGCG TCACTGGCAGTCTCTGAGTAACCTGGTGGCGTCTCTGCTCAACTCCATGAAGTCCATCgcttccctgctgctgctgctcttcctcttcatcatcatcttctccCTGCTGGGCATGCAGGTGTTCGGCGGGAAATTCAACTTCGATGAAACCCAGACCAAGCGCAGCACGTTTGACAACTTCCCCCAAGCTCTCCTGACTGTGTTTCAG atCCTGACTGGAGAAGACTGGAACGCCGTGATGTACGATGGGATCATGGCGTACGGAGGTCCTTCGTCCTCCGGGATGATTGTGTGCTTTTacttcatcatcctcttcatctgtgGAAACT ATATCCTGCTGAATGTCTTCTTGGCCATCGCTGTGGACAACTTGGCCGACGCAGAGTCTCTCAACACGGACGACAGTGACAAGAAAGG GGACAAATTGGATGATGACAAAGATGATAAG gaggaggaggaggaggacaacgAAGATATGGCGGTAGAAGACGAAGATCCGGAGGTTCCAGCGGGGCCTCGGCCTGCCATTTCTGAGCTGGTGAAAAAGGAGAAGATCACTCCGATTCCAGAGGGAAGTTCCTTCTTCATATTCAGCAACACAAACCC GGTTCGCGTGTTTTGCCACAAACTCATAAATCACCACATATTCACCAACCTCATTCTGGTGTTCATCATGCTCAGCTCCGTGTCACTCGCCGCCGAAGATCCCATCCGGAACTTCTCCGCTCGCAACATC ATACTTGGTTACTTTGACTATGCTTTCACGGCTATCTTTACTGTTGAGATCGTGTTGAAG GTCCTAGGCTATGCAGATTATGTCTTCACTAGTATGTTTACATTTGAGATCATATTGAAG ATGACGACATATGGAGCCTTTCTGCATAAAGGAGCGTTCTGTAGGAATTACTTCAACCTCCTTGACCTGTTGGTCGTCGGAGTTTCCCTCGTCTCCTTTGGCATTCA GTCCTCGGCCATCTCCGTGGTGAAGATCCTGAGGGTCCTCCGAGTTCTTCGGCCCCTGAGGGCCATCAACAGAGCCAAAGGCCTGAAG CatgtggtgcagtgtgtgtttgtggccaTCAGAACCATTGGTAACATCATGATCGTCACCACTCTGCTCCAGTTCATGTTTGCCTGTATAGGGGTGCAGCTGTTTAAG GGAAAGTTCTATCGCTGCACAGACGAAGCCAAGTCCACCCCAGAAGAGTGCAA GGGCACATACATTGTGTATAAGGATGGAGATGTGAACCAGCCGTCTATTCACAAACGACATTGGCACAACAGTGACTTCAACTTTGACAACGTCCTCATGGCCATGATGGCCCTGTTCACTGTGTCCACTTTTGAAGGCTGGCCTGC GTTACTGTACAAGGCCATCGACTCCAACAGGGAGAACCTCGGTCCCATTTACAACTACCGCGTGGAGATTtccatcttcttcatcatctacatcatcatcattgcatTTTTCATGATGAACATCTTTGTAGGTTTTGTGATCGTCACATTTCAGGAACAAGGAGAGAAAGAGTACAAAAACTGTGAACTTGACAAGAACCAG CGTCAGTGTGTGGAGTACGCTCTGAAGGCTCGTCCTCTGAGGAGGTACATACCTAAGAACCCGTACCAGTACAAGTTCTGGTACGTGGTGAACTCCACTGGATTTGAGTACATCATGTTTGTGCTCATCATGCTCAACACGCTCTGCCTGGCTGTGCAG CACTACGGCCAGTCAGCGACGTTTAACTATGTCATGGACATTCTCAACATGGTCTTCACTGCTGTCTTCACTGTGGAAATGGTTCTGAAACTCATTGCGTTCAAACCCAGA CACTATTTCGCTGATGCTTGGAACACATTTGATGCCTTAATTGTTGTTGGTAGCGTCGTCGATATTGCTATCACTGAAGTTAAT AAACTTGTAGAG ccAACAGAGACACCTCAGGTGGATGAGATGGGG AACACAGAGGACAGCGCTCGCATCTCCATCACCTTCTTTCGTCTGTTTCGAGTCATGCGGCTGGTGAAGCTCCTCAGCAGAGGGGAGGGCATTCGCACGCTGCTCTGGACTTTCATCAAATCCTTCCAA GCCCTGCCGTATGTTGCTCTCCTGATAGCCATGCTGTTCTTTATCTACGCTGTCATAGGCATGCAG atGTTTGGGAAGATTGCTATGGTGGACGGCACACACATCAACAGAAACAATAACTTCCAAACCTTCCCTCAGGCtgtgctcctcctcttcag GTGTGCCACAGGAGAGGCGTGGCAGGAGATCATGTTGGCCTGCATGCCTGGGAAACTGTGCGACCCCGAGTCCGACTACCAGCCCGGGGAGGAGATGACGTGTGGCAGCGGATTTGCAATTGTTTACTTCATCACTTTCTACATGCTCTGCGCCTTCTTG ATTATCAATTTGTTTGTGGCTGTCATCATGGACAACTTTGACTATTTGACACGTGACTGGTCCATCCTTGGTCCTCACCACCTTGATGAATTCAAGAGAATCTGGTCTGAGTACGATCCGGAGGCCaa AGGCAGAATTAAACACCTGGATGTCGTAACGCTCCTTCGACGTATTCAGCCTCCCCTCGGCTTCGGCAAACTGTGTCCTCACAGAGTGGCTTGCAAG AGACTGGTAGCCATGAACATGCCTCTGAACAGTGACGGCACCGTCATGTTTAACGCCACTCTGTTTGCACTGGTGCGGACGGCCctgaaaatcaaaacagaag GTAATCTAGAGCAGGCCAACGAAGAGCTGCGTGCTGTCATCAAGAAAATCTGGAAAAGAACCAGCATGAAGCTTCTGGATCAAGTGGTGCCTCCTGCTGGTG ATGATGAGGTAACCGTGGGGAAGTTCTATGCCACCTTCCTGATACAGGACTACTTTAGGAAATTCAAGAAACGTAAAGAGGAAGGCCTGGTGGGTGCTCACCCCTCCCAGAACAACACGGCCATCGCATTGCAG GCTGGTCTTCGCACGCTGCATGATATCGGCCCCGAAATTCGCCGAGCGATATCATGCGATCTGCAAGATGACGAACTAGTAGACTTTATTccagaggaagacgaggaaaTTTACAGG CGCAATGGCGGCCTCTTTGGGAACCACCTCATGAACGGCGGCCACCGGCGCTCCAACGGCCATCAGACCAACGCCacgcagcgccccctgcaggtgcAGCCTCCGCCTCACTACGCCCACATGGAGCAGCCGGTGGGGCGCCTGTCTCGAGCCAACGCCATGTCCCATCccaaccaccatcatcaccaccaccaccaccaccaccataaCCGACACCACAACTCCTACGGCAAGTCTCCCAAATCCACCAACATCAACCTCAACAACGCCAACGTGTCCACTCTGCCCAACGGAGGACACCATCGCTACTACGATCACGCGCCTCCCAACGGCTACCCAGGCCTACGCAACAACTACAACTATGACTACGACAAGCCCCGCACACCACAGGGTCAAAG AAGGCGCTACTATGAGACCTATGTTAG GTCCCAGGGAGCAGATGGACACCACCCCACCATCCGCAGGGAGGAGGAGTTTGATGAAGATCGCTTGTCTGGAGAGTATTACAGCGGGGAGGAGTTTTATGAAGATGACAGTATGCTGTCGGGGGACAG GTATCAGAACAGTGACGCAGAGTACGAGACCCCCAAAGGTTACCATCACCCCGAGAGTTACTATGACGATGACGAGCAGCCTCTCTACCGCGACTCGCGGAGGTCGCCGAAGAGACGGCTGCTTCCTGCCACACCTCAAG CTTGTTCAGGTAACAGGAGGCCATCCTTCAACTTTGAGTGTCTGCGCAGACAAAGTAGCCAAGACGAGCTTCCACATCAGCGTACTGCTCTACCACTGCACCTTATGCAGCACCAG GTGATGGCTGTAGCAGGTCTGGACTCCAGCAGAGCCCACCGCCTCTCCCCGACACGCTCCACCCGCTCCTGGGCAACTCCCCCCGCCACCCCAGCGAGCAAAGACCAGTCGCCCTACTACACCCCCCTCATCCGTGTGGACCACCCGCACAGGGAGAGCGCTGCGAGCAGCCAAGTGTCTGTGCGAAAGAGCTCCTGGTACACAGATGACCCAGAGTTCTCCCAGAGGATGTACTCACCTGTCCACCTGCAGGTGCCACCAGAATATCACAACCAGTACCACCAGAAGAGAGGCAGCGCCACCAGCCTTGTGGAAGCG GTTTTGATATCTGAGGGGCTCGGGAGATTTGCCAAGGATCCCAAGTTTGTCGCTGCCACAAAGCACGAGATAGCGGACGCGTGCGAGATGACGATAGACGAGATGGAGAGCGCAGCCAGCCACCTGCTGAACGGAGGGATGACCCGGGGGGTCAACGGAGTCACCGTGTTCCCCATTTTGACTCCGAGAGACTACGAGCTGCAGGACACTGCAGCCAGCTACAGCGACGAGGAGCCCGAGACGGAACATCGAGCTTCTTACGAGGAGGACCTGGCAGACGAGATGATCTGCATCACGACTTTATAG